A genomic stretch from Telopea speciosissima isolate NSW1024214 ecotype Mountain lineage chromosome 7, Tspe_v1, whole genome shotgun sequence includes:
- the LOC122667474 gene encoding metacaspase-9, whose product MEKGKKRLATLVGCNYANTRNELYGCINDVLAMREVLISRFGFEPTNIQFLTDQPGSPVVPTGANILQALNKMIDQAEDGDVLYFHYSGHGTRIPKPGHASLKDEAIVPCDFNLITDVDFRKLVNRLPKGASFTILSDSCHSGGLIDKEKEQIGPSAAKKPSNNDHKTRAIPYESVLQHLSSISGIESTDIGSHLCQAFGEEASSKFRLQAPHEHNLLGSAVHPDAGILLSGCQANETSADMSASTETEGKAFGAFSYAVQLVLKAHSSALSYRDIVTQARKNLFEQGFEQHPCLYCSDENANQPFLWQPEQPSKEKA is encoded by the exons AtggagaagggaaagaagagattaGCTACATTGGTGGGTTGCAACTACGCCAACACCAGAAACGAGTTGTATGGATGCATAAACGATGTTCTTGCTATGCGAGAAGTTCTTATTAGCAGGTTCGGGTTTGAACCAACCAATATCCAATTCCTTACAGATCAACCCGGTTCACCAGTCGTGCCTACTGGTGCTAATATCCTTCAAGCTCTTAACAAGATGATCGATCAAGCTGAAGATGGTGATGTTCTTTATTTCCACTACAGTGGGCATGGAACCCGGATCCCTAAACCCGGCCATGCTTCCCTGAAAGATGAAGCTATTGTACCTTGTGATTTCAATCTCATTACTG ATGTTGACTTCCGAAAGCTTGTGAACCGGTTGCCAAAGGGAGCGAGCTTCACAATCCTTTCAGATTCATGTCATAGTGGTGGCCTCATTGACAAGGAGAAGGAGCAAATCGGCCCTTCTGCTGCTAAAAAACCATCCAATAATGACCATAAAACAAGGGCAATCCCGTATGAATCAGTACTTCAACACCTCTCTTCCATCTCCGGCATCGAATCAACCGATATTGGTTCTCACTTGTGCCAAGCCTTTGGAGAAGAAGCCAGCAGCAAATTCCGTTTACAAGCACCTCATGAACACAATCTTTTGGGTTCCGCTGTACATCCTGATGCTGGAATACTACTAAGTGGGTGTCAAGCAAATGAGACATCGGCAGACATGAGTGCTTCAACTGAGACTGAAGGTAAGGCATTTGGAGCATTCAGTTACGCCGTTCAGTTGGTGTTGAAGGCGCATTCATCGGCGCTTAGCTACCGGGACATCGTTACTCAGGCGAGAAAGAATTTATTCGAACAAGGTTTTGAACAACATCCTTGCTTGTATTGCAGTGATGAGAATGCTAACCAACCTTTCTTATGGCAACCAGAACAACCCTCCAAAGAAAAAGCTTAA
- the LOC122667472 gene encoding probable anion transporter 6 — protein MKKIKFPKRYVIVILTFISTCVCYVERVGFPIAYTVAADAAGVNQSSKGTILSTFYYGYACSQVPGGWAAQRMGGRRVLLLSFVLWSLICALVPLDPNRVYLMVLARLLVGVAQGFIFPSIHTVLAQWVPANERSRSVSLTTSGMYLGAAAGMLVLPSLLKFNGPQSVFLAEAVLGAFWSLLWFKYSSDPPFSDHPKATTAGFGESLLPIKGGKLKAENGGSVVRAAKIPWKRIFFSLPVWAIVVNNFTFHYALYVLMNWLPTYFEQGLQLSLQEMGSSKMLPYLNMFIFSNIGGVVADHLITTRTLSVTRTRKVLNTIGFMVASLALIALPIFRTSGGAVFCSSVALGFLALGRAGFAVNHMDIAPRYAGIVMGVSNTAGTLAGIVGVDLTGQLLEAAKTANMDVSSPESWRSVFSIPGYLCIFSSLVFLLFSTGEKIFD, from the coding sequence ATGAAGAAGATAAAATTTCCAAAGCGGTATGTGATCGTCATTCTAACCTTCATCAGCACATGTGTTTGCTATGTGGAACGTGTGGGCTTCCCAATTGCTTACACAGTTGCCGCTGATGCTGCTGGAGTGAACCAGTCTAGCAAAGGCACTATACTTTCCACATTCTACTATGGATATGCCTGTTCACAAGTGCCAGGAGGATGGGCAGCACAGAGGATGGGTGGAAGGCGTGTTCTCCTCCTCTCATTTGTCTTATGGTCTCTGATTTGTGCTTTGGTCCCCCTAGATCCCAACCGGGTCTATCTCATGGTGCTGGCCCGCTTGCTTGTTGGGGTGGCACAAGGTTTTATATTCCCATCCATCCATACAGTCCTAGCACAGTGGGTCCCAGCAAATGAACGATCACGCTCAGTGTCTCTCACAACTTCTGGCATGTACCTTGGTGCAGCAGCTGGCATGCTTGTGCTGCCAAGCTTGTTGAAATTTAATGGACCCCAGTCAGTATTTTTAGCCGAAGCTGTTCTAGGTGCCTTCTGGTCCCTACTTTGGTTCAAATATTCTAGTGACCCACCTTTTTCTGATCATCCTAAGGCTACAACTGCTGGCTTTGGGGAGTCTTTACTGCCAATCAAAGGGGGGAAACTGAAGGCTGAAAATGGTGGAAGTGTGGTTCGTGCTGCCAAAATCCCATGGAAACGAATATTCTTTAGCTTGCCAGTTTGGGCAATTGTGGTGAATAACTTCACTTTTCATTATGCGTTATACGTGCTGATGAATTGGTTGCCCACATACTTTGAGCAAGGCCTCCAGCTTAGTCTTCAGGAGATGGGTTCTTCCAAAATGCTGCCTTACCTCAACATGTTCATATTCTCCAATATTGGTGGGGTGGTTGCAGACCACTTAATCACCACAAGGACCTTGTCTGTGACCAGGACCCGAAAGGTTTTGAATACTATTGGGTTCATGGTAGCTTCCCTTGCATTAATTGCACTTCCAATTTTCAGAACTTCTGGTGGGGCTGTCTTTTGTTCTTCAGTGGCACTTGGTTTCCTTGCCCTGGGTAGGGCTGGGTTTGCAGTAAATCACATGGATATTGCTCCAAGGTACGCAGGAATTGTAATGGGAGTTTCTAATACTGCTGGGACATTGGCGGGCATTGTTGGAGTTGATCTAACTGGTCAGCTTCTTGAAGCTGCAAAAACTGCTAATATGGATGTTTCGAGTCCAGAAAGCTGGAGATCAGTGTTTTCAATCCCAGGATACCTCTGTATTTTCAGTTCTCTTGTATTTCTTCTGTTCTCGACTGGGGAGAAGATTTTTGACTGA